From Rubripirellula reticaptiva, the proteins below share one genomic window:
- a CDS encoding outer membrane protein assembly factor BamB family protein — MLCFRWVSGAWVLMGLCLMASESVLADGSWPQFRGASGDGIVAGQSVPVEFSENQHVTWKTPLPGRAWSSPVIADDVIWVTSAVERTATDEERVAMMRESGIEDKKMKQLAIAKAIELKLISLDLKSGDVLSTIPLATIEKPDAIHSLNSYASPTPVIDGGFLYCHFGTYGTYCVNRKSGEIAWQRRFPLEHGVGPGSSPVVDGDVLVLIQDGMDQQYVIGLNKKSGETIWETPRPEFKDATPDTSKSYCTPIVINDSAGRHQLICMGAQWMVAYESKTGKEIWRLYHGKGFSVVPRPVFHDDVVFFSTGFGKPQLWAVRVDGSGDVTDSHVEWTSTSGIPARPSPLLHDGLLYVVSDNGVASCFDIEDGEMLWKERIGGDYSASPTLVGGLIYFGSHDGKVTVMKPGREANIVAVNEVDGKIMASPAIVDDAMILRTDSAIYRIEE; from the coding sequence ATGTTGTGTTTTCGATGGGTCAGTGGTGCTTGGGTTCTGATGGGCCTCTGTTTGATGGCATCTGAGTCGGTCCTGGCCGATGGATCTTGGCCGCAATTTCGCGGGGCTTCGGGTGACGGCATCGTCGCGGGCCAATCGGTTCCGGTTGAGTTCAGCGAGAACCAACATGTGACCTGGAAAACGCCGCTGCCTGGCCGGGCTTGGTCTTCGCCGGTGATCGCCGATGATGTGATCTGGGTGACGTCGGCAGTCGAGCGGACGGCGACGGACGAAGAACGCGTTGCGATGATGCGCGAGTCGGGCATCGAAGACAAGAAAATGAAACAACTGGCGATTGCCAAAGCCATCGAGCTGAAGCTGATCTCGCTCGATTTAAAGTCAGGCGACGTGCTGTCGACGATTCCGCTTGCGACGATTGAAAAGCCGGACGCGATTCATTCGCTGAACAGTTACGCATCGCCCACCCCCGTGATCGATGGGGGCTTTCTGTATTGTCACTTTGGGACCTATGGCACTTACTGTGTGAATCGAAAAAGCGGCGAGATCGCTTGGCAGCGACGCTTTCCGCTGGAGCACGGTGTGGGACCGGGCAGCTCGCCAGTGGTCGACGGCGACGTTTTGGTGCTGATCCAAGATGGCATGGACCAGCAGTATGTGATTGGACTGAACAAGAAATCCGGCGAAACGATTTGGGAGACGCCGCGGCCCGAGTTCAAGGATGCCACACCGGACACGTCAAAGTCCTACTGCACTCCGATTGTGATCAACGATTCAGCCGGCCGGCACCAACTGATCTGTATGGGCGCGCAGTGGATGGTCGCTTACGAATCAAAGACCGGCAAAGAGATTTGGCGTCTGTATCACGGCAAGGGTTTCTCGGTCGTTCCAAGGCCAGTGTTTCATGACGACGTGGTTTTCTTTTCGACGGGGTTTGGAAAGCCTCAGTTGTGGGCGGTTCGCGTCGACGGTTCGGGCGACGTGACGGATTCGCACGTCGAATGGACGTCGACATCGGGCATTCCGGCCCGACCGTCACCGCTGTTGCATGATGGATTGTTGTACGTCGTTTCGGACAACGGTGTGGCGAGCTGTTTCGACATCGAGGATGGTGAAATGCTCTGGAAAGAACGCATCGGCGGCGACTACTCGGCATCGCCTACTTTGGTCGGCGGCCTGATCTATTTTGGATCACACGACGGCAAAGTCACAGTCATGAAGCCGGGCCGAGAAGCGAATATCGTGGCGGTCAATGAAGTCGACGGCAAGATCATGGCATCACCTGCGATCGTTGACGATGCGATGATTTTGCGAACAGACTCGGCGATCTATCGGATTGAGGAATAA
- a CDS encoding IS4 family transposase: MPFADVLSRDTAQQALDTIEVAWNERIYTPLVTLRIFLGQVISADHSCRAAVARFVAHRISRGESACSSHTGAYCQARKRLPEKFSAQVARGVGAALDEKAKSDWLWKNRKVFMFDGTTISMPDTPSNQQAYPQSNKQKPGIGFPLARIGAIFSLSCGAILDLAVSGYSGKGQGEVSLFRQLWDLFGPGDVVLTDALMCNWRNLCSLQQRQVDMVTRLNKALRKADFRRGKRLGKNDHLVRWGKPSMRDID; this comes from the coding sequence TTGCCGTTTGCCGACGTTTTATCTCGCGATACGGCTCAGCAGGCGCTGGATACGATCGAGGTTGCCTGGAACGAACGCATCTACACACCTCTCGTAACGCTTCGGATCTTTCTCGGTCAAGTCATCAGTGCTGATCATTCCTGTCGAGCTGCCGTTGCTCGATTTGTGGCTCATCGGATCTCCCGGGGTGAAAGTGCATGCTCTTCGCATACTGGTGCCTACTGCCAGGCACGGAAGCGGCTGCCAGAAAAGTTCTCCGCGCAAGTCGCTCGTGGAGTCGGGGCAGCACTCGATGAGAAGGCGAAATCTGACTGGCTATGGAAGAACCGCAAGGTCTTCATGTTCGACGGCACAACGATCTCCATGCCAGATACGCCGAGTAATCAACAGGCGTATCCGCAGTCGAACAAGCAAAAACCCGGCATTGGTTTCCCGTTAGCTCGTATCGGCGCGATCTTCTCGTTGTCGTGCGGAGCGATCCTTGATCTTGCAGTCTCGGGGTACTCAGGCAAAGGCCAAGGCGAAGTTTCCCTCTTCCGCCAGCTCTGGGATCTCTTCGGGCCCGGCGACGTTGTTCTCACCGACGCTTTGATGTGCAACTGGCGAAACCTCTGTTCGCTGCAACAGCGGCAAGTCGATATGGTCACCCGGCTCAACAAAGCTTTGAGGAAGGCCGATTTTCGGCGTGGCAAGCGGCTTGGAAAGAATGACCACCTCGTTCGATGGGGCAAGCCAAGCATGCGCGATATCGATTGA
- a CDS encoding transposase produces the protein MDQPGFRSHEVIIVTTILDPRVASVAELAELYGLRWNNETDFSSLKVTLQMDVLRCKTPELVRKEIWTHVLAYNLIRTIMAQSCCRAGMLPREISFKATVQTLEAFQPFIASPSNRSLSDRLLLYQQIMDAIAAHQVGNRPGRVEPRLRKRRFKKYDYMTKPRKEIKLQLLK, from the coding sequence GTGGACCAACCTGGCTTTCGCTCTCATGAAGTCATCATCGTCACGACCATCTTAGACCCGCGTGTTGCCTCGGTTGCCGAGTTGGCCGAACTCTATGGTCTGCGGTGGAACAATGAAACGGATTTCTCTTCGTTGAAAGTGACTCTGCAAATGGACGTCTTGCGCTGCAAGACACCGGAGCTTGTTCGCAAAGAGATTTGGACTCACGTGCTTGCGTACAACCTGATCCGCACGATCATGGCTCAGTCTTGTTGCCGCGCAGGCATGCTGCCTAGAGAGATCAGCTTCAAAGCAACGGTGCAAACTCTGGAAGCCTTTCAGCCTTTTATCGCATCACCGAGCAACCGCAGTCTTTCCGATCGGCTGCTGCTGTATCAACAAATCATGGACGCAATCGCCGCTCACCAAGTTGGCAATCGACCAGGGCGCGTCGAACCTCGATTACGAAAACGCCGGTTCAAGAAGTACGACTACATGACGAAGCCACGGAAAGAGATCAAACTCCAACTGCTGAAATGA